The following is a genomic window from Neodiprion virginianus isolate iyNeoVirg1 chromosome 1, iyNeoVirg1.1, whole genome shotgun sequence.
AAGAAACAAATCACAAGGATTATGTTTACTCATTTTTAATGCAATGTACCTGATGATAGGTACGTGACTTCCTGAATTCTTCAACTCGTCGGGTTCGTCAGCCAGCTGCTAATTTAGATGTCGATGATACAGCAGAAGATGACTGTGCTACCAAAAGTAATGAAGACAATGCTGTCAGAGGAAGAGGTAGGGGAAGACGAGCAAGAGGTCGGGTAGGTGCTGCTTCTGGGAGGGGCAGGGCAAAAGCTCCTGCAAGTATATCAGCTAGTAAAACTGTGCTTATTGACAGTCCGACAAAATCTACTAGAGCAACAAAGACAAAGCTGACAGAGAGTGCTGTGAGTTTCATTATTCCTGAAAGATTTCATTCTGAGTCATTGAGATCtgcaattttaaaatgtgCTTTAACATGAATTGCATTTGTCATAACACGTATCTTTTCAACAGATGCAGCCCGCAAAGCAGACAAGCATAGCTGCTCATTTTCCAAAAAGTCAGAAAGCTTTGAGTAAACCGATATACATATCCGATTCGGATTCCAACTCCGACTAAGCTTCCATTCAAGTTGTTTAAGTTTTTgtattaacattttttaaatttactgTAAACTGTTCCAAGTAATTAGGACTGTATACTTATCATCAACATAATAAAGACTTTTACATGTAAACTATTCTCCTCGGTTGTGGAATTCATTCGtcgtaaaaatttaacaataattttgcgccttgaagtttttcaactaagaagaattttctgaatttgCATTTTAGGCAAAGTCAAAAAGATAGACATCAGAGTCAGCCTGGAATCGCAATGTCAAAGCAAAACAAAAGAGTCACAAATAGTAGATAATTTCacatacaaaatttttctgacacaaaacccaaaattttcaagtcaatCATTTTGTCATTAAAAGTAAATCCTCATCAAAATCAAAGTAACATAATTTGGAAACGAAAGTTGTGCGCAAATAATTTCTCACAATGTGTTCAAGTGACAGAAACGTAGCTCTCAAACCAAAGAGCCTGTGCAAACGCATGCCATGGGTAATGTGTTACCAGTATTCTCTTATAAAATGCACAACAGTACGAGTTTATGTATTCACTTGCTATATGCAGATGATGCGATTGGAAGATCAATTTATCCCTGACAACCAACTTGGCGCAGCTTATCAGAAAACACGTATAGACCATGAAATGCTTTTGAATGTGAACAGTGATCCAAAGATCGCCAGACTAACAGGAATAATGGTAACTCTAGGTAATTTTCGTAAATCTGTAGTCGAAACAGTTGTAACAGTTCCAACTCATACCTGTACCGATATTCCACTCTACTTGCGTTAGGAGAGAAAAATTCCCATCCAATGGGAATAACTGATATTGTTTTGTCGGGGGCTGACATGGTGAGAATGAACATGTCGCACAAAGAACATACGTGGCATGCTGTAAGTGTACAATCTATCAGAGAAGCTGGAAACAGAATTCATCGGTGTCGTCGCGAAGTATTTCCCTTAGCTGTTGCAATGGATTTACGTGGACCTGAAATACGTACAGGGCTTTTTAATGGAGCGGAAGACTCGATGGTGAAGATTTGTATATTATTGGATATTTTCAAAGTGTCCCTAGTGCATAAAGAGTAATCGACCCCCTCTAACGGGTCCTAATTATACTTAAAATTAGAGAAGCATTGACTATTACAGGGATATGCAGAATTCAAAGAAGgcaattttgtgaaattgcTAGTCGAGGATAATATGAAACGAACTGGTTGTGACAAGTGTTTCTGGGTGTCTTATCCCGATCTGCCTAGATTTTGTAAGGTCGGTGATAAAATTTACATCGATCGAGGTGCAGTTATCTTAGAAACTACTTGTGTAGGTTTGTAATCTTAGAAGTTAATTCAGTGTCGATTAAAGATGTATTGGTTGATGATAATCACGTTACATTAATATTTACCATTGCAGTGGAGTGTACTGTAACGTGCAAAGTAGCGAAAGGTGGAATTGTCAGGAATGAGAAGCTGGTGCAATTAGTCGATGGAATTCCAGAGATACCTCAAGTGTCCGGGCAAGATGATGCCGACATTGGTCTAGCCCTGGACTTTGAATGTGATCTTTTGATAGTGTCTCACGTGCGAAATGGACAAATGATATGCGCTGTCAAAGacagaataaaacaaattggtaaatgaattataattgtcttcatttattcattaGGATTCGCAGTATGTACCTTATACACTGACCGCATTCTCTTATATCAGGAACACGGCCCATTTGTGTTGTGGCGAAAATCTCATGTAATCAAGGTCTTGAGGCTTTCGATGATATCCTAACAGTAGCAGACGCAATCATGATTGATAGAGCTGGAATTGAAGTAGATATCCGACCTGAGAAAGTGTTTTTAGcacaaaaatgtataatttcaaaatgtaaCAGAGTAAGCCGAATTGATTATGTTCATTTGCTACTCCTATAATTAGTAGATAGATATTCCTTGTCTTCTCAGTTCATCATTGACGTTTGCATCTACAGGTGGGCAAACCAGTTATCGTAGCCGTTCGCATAAAAGGAACTGAACCATCGTACACAGACATGAATGATATTTCCTGCGCAGTTCTTGATGGTGTTGATTCCATATTTCTTGCAACAGGAGCACTGAGTGTTGACGAAACTGTGAAAGTTGTTAAGAACGTTGATATCGCTTGTAGAGAAGCCGAGTGCGCCCGATGGCAGAGACAGAATTTTGAAGAACTCAGTTACAAAGTTAGTCTATTTAATCCAGAAAATTCATCTCATAAAAGTGTTGAATCCCTGATCACACGTTTGCTTTCCCTCGCTCTATGTATTGAATCCTTCCAagttttgttattatttgCACTTgtaatttcgtgaaaaaaggCTCTGATACCCCTCGATCCCACGCATTCTATTGCTGTCGCTGCCATCGAAACATCTATGAAGTGCAATGCAGCTGCGATAATTGTTACTACAACAACTGGACGTTCGGCAATGATGCTGTCTATTTATCGTCCACGTTGTCCCATCATTGCTATCACTAGGTACGGTATTGTGGCACGCTGGCTGCAAGTATATTTTGGGGTACACCCAATCCATTACAGAAGTGAGTTACTGTATATTTCACTTTTCCCAAAACAATTATCGATCAACCAGTAATTTATGCCGATAGTATTTATATGACATTAATATTTCAGATCCACCATATCCAGATTGGAGTAAGGATATGGATTACCGAATACAACATGCAATGAATTACTCTCGTAGTCATAAATTTGTGGAAGTTGGAAATGCAGTTGTAATAGTTAGCGGATGGCGTCAAGGCTCAGGGTTTACAAATTGCATACGTATCGTTTATGCTTCACCAGGAAATATCCCAAACTTGTCTGAAGACTTTGAGGAGTCTTGGTGATAACGTCGTTTTTGTGTACTGTTAAATGTCATTGTTAGCAACAAGTCTTCATAATATTTAAATCCAAATCATACTAACTGATTACGGATTTAACGGTTTTGAAAGACTCACTTTTTGGAACCATGTGATTACATTATAACtaaagaataaaacaaaacaaattttcacaaagaAGATATTGAAAGCTAAAATCCGAATTGTTTCATATCTATTTGCATCGTAGATtcattgcaataatttattcatagactataattataatataagtTCTATGTTCACAGCTGGTTACATATACATTCTAGGTGCGTGTCACTTTTGTAGTTCCACTACAGTACGGATTTTCACTACAAAATCTAGCGTACGCGAAATAAACACCGGTAGTAATAAAAGTAGTAGTGGTAGTAATAGTAGCAGCAGGTATCCGAAGTGCGAAGACACTGTTATTTGCTCATATGCGGACAGATACACGTAATTGAAGTAAGAAACTTCCCGGAG
Proteins encoded in this region:
- the LOC124308695 gene encoding pyruvate kinase-like, with amino-acid sequence MICAVKDRIKQIGTRPICVVAKISCNQGLEAFDDILTVADAIMIDRAGIEVDIRPEKVFLAQKCIISKCNRVGKPVIVAVRIKGTEPSYTDMNDISCAVLDGVDSIFLATGALSVDETVKVVKNVDIACREAECARWQRQNFEELSYKALIPLDPTHSIAVAAIETSMKCNAAAIIVTTTTGRSAMMLSIYRPRCPIIAITRYGIVARWLQVYFGVHPIHYRNPPYPDWSKDMDYRIQHAMNYSRSHKFVEVGNAVVIVSGWRQGSGFTNCIRIVYASPGNIPNLSEDFEESW
- the LOC124303108 gene encoding pyruvate kinase PKLR-like — its product is MCSSDRNVALKPKSLCKRMPWMMRLEDQFIPDNQLGAAYQKTRIDHEMLLNVNSDPKIARLTGIMVTLGEKNSHPMGITDIVLSGADMVRMNMSHKEHTWHAVSVQSIREAGNRIHRCRREVFPLAVAMDLRGPEIRTGLFNGAEDSMVKICILLDIFKVSLVHKE